Proteins from a genomic interval of Methanofollis formosanus:
- a CDS encoding DUF1269 domain-containing protein: protein MAFGPVQLFVIGFKDPDFHGEILEQLRKVREEGLLRLIDLQFVWKDEDGNISSFEATDLTDEEAARFGAVIGGLIGYGAAGREGARAGAEAGAMAVSERDLGLTEDDLEDISLSIPSNSAAAIMLVEHRWALELRDAIKSAGGVVLTQGMLTPEVLISVGAELAEAVEAAEEEEKKMKVPLAAR from the coding sequence ATGGCATTCGGACCGGTACAGCTCTTCGTGATCGGGTTCAAGGACCCCGACTTTCACGGAGAGATCCTGGAACAGTTGAGAAAAGTGCGAGAGGAGGGGTTGCTCAGGCTCATCGATCTCCAGTTTGTCTGGAAGGACGAGGACGGGAATATCTCCTCCTTTGAGGCGACTGACCTCACCGACGAGGAGGCGGCACGCTTCGGCGCCGTCATCGGCGGGCTCATCGGGTACGGCGCCGCCGGCCGGGAAGGGGCGCGGGCCGGCGCGGAGGCCGGCGCGATGGCCGTCTCAGAGCGCGACCTCGGGCTCACCGAGGACGACCTTGAGGACATCAGTCTCTCGATCCCGTCGAACTCCGCCGCGGCGATCATGCTCGTCGAGCATAGATGGGCGCTCGAGCTGCGGGACGCGATCAAGTCGGCGGGCGGTGTGGTCCTCACGCAGGGGATGCTGACGCCCGAAGTCCTGATAAGCGTCGGCGCCGAACTCGCCGAGGCGGTGGAGGCGGCCGAGGAAGAAGAGAAGAAGATGAAGGTCCCGCTCGCCGCACGGTGA